Within Ralstonia pickettii DTP0602, the genomic segment CGGCACCGAGGTCGTCGGTCAGCGGGCATCCGCAGTGAAAGCGCAGGAACGCACGCGCCGCGGCGGGCACGCCGGCCGGCAGCCAGACCGGGGTATCGGGATCGGCCAACGTCAGCAGCAGCGCTGCCAGCGCCGGCGACAGGCCCTCGGGCACGCCGCTGGTCACGGGTATCGCTTGCAGCTGGCCCGGATGGGCAAACGCATGCAGCGTGGCGCGGAACACCTGCTGGGCATCGTCGACGGGATTGTCGAAGCCCGGCAGCAGCGAAGTGGCCGGGGCCGAGAGGATCGATTGGGCGGATGTCATCAGTCCTCTCCCCGGACCATGGTGAAGAATTCGACGCGCGTCTGGGCAGCGGTGGCCGCTGCGTGCGCGGCGCGTGCGGCATGGGCGCTGGCCAGCGGCGCCAGCACGACCTCCTGCACGCGCTGGTGCCAGGCGGGGCGCTGCAGCAGCGCGTCCAGTACGGCCGCCTGCTCCGCGTGGCGCGCGCTGCGGCCCTGGATATAGGCCACGCCCGCGGTACCTGCGGCATCGCCGTCTTCCAGCACGACCGCGCAGCGCGTGACCGTGATTTCTCCCAGGTTGAACTGGGCGCCGGTGCCGCCGGCACGGGCCCGCACCATCGCCATGCCGGATTCCGGCTTGCGCAGCAGGCGCCAGGCGGGCAGGGCCGCGGCCTGGCCAAGCCGCGTGTAGGCGGCATCGAGCGCCTCCGTTGGCGCTGTTGCCAGCACCCGCAGCCAGGCGGCGCGGGCCGCGTTGGCTTCGATGCCGGCCGGGCCGGCGGTTTCGCTTTGCATCATCACCCCTATACGTCTATACGTTTAGATGTTATTGCCTGAACACGCCGCTACTAGACCACAGGCAGATGAACGTTTGATGACGGCTCGGGAGTGTGGTCAGGCACCCCGACAGGGGAGCGCAACTGAGGCACAATCGCACGGCATTGGTGAACGCTTGATGACAAGAGGGCAGGGCAAGCATGTCTGATCGGGAAGTAGAACGGGGTTCCGGCGTGGCGGTATGGCGCCAGATCGGCGAGGCGCTGGCGGACGACATCCGCAGGAAGCTGTACCTGCCCGGCGAGCAGTTGCCGCCGGAGCCGGAGCTGGCCACGCGCTTTGCCGTGAACCGCCACACCATCCGGCGCGCCATGGGCGAGCTGGAGCTGAGCGGACTGGTGCGGATCGAGCAGGGCCGCGGCACCTTCGTGCAGGAGCATGCGATCGACTACGCGATCGGGCGCCGCACGCGCTTCTCGCAGAACCTGGCCGCGCAGGGCATGCGCGGGCACACCGAGATCCTCGACAGCCAGGTGGTGCGCGCGCCCGAGGTGGCGAAGCACCTGGGGCTGCCGCGCACGGCCGAGATCCTGCACGTGCAGATGATCGGCAAGGCCGAGGAGCGCACCATCGACGTGGCCGAGCATTACTTCGACCTCAAGCGCTTTCCCGGCATCGACGCGGTGCTGCGCGACATGCAGTCGGTGTCGCGCGCGCTGGCGCACTTCGGCATTGCCGACTACACGCGCAAGTGGTCGCGCATTACCGCAGCCATGCCCAGCGCGCCGGTCGCGCGCCTGCTGAACCAGCCGAAGACGCGGCCGGTATTGCAGGTCGAGGCACTCAACGTCGATATCGACGGCGCACCGGTGCAGTACAGCGTGACGCGGTTTGCCGGCGACTGGGTGCAACTCACGGTGTCCGACAGCGACTGAGGAATGTTGTTGCCGGGCGCATTGGTCTAGACATCTGTCTGTCATCTACCGGCGCTAACGTCTTGCCCATGCACATGACCAACCTAACTCAATCGCCGCCGCTGGCCGGTATCACGGGCCGCCGCGTGCTGGGCGCCGCGGGCATCGGCCCGGCGACGCTGGGCTTTCGCGACGGCCACGTGGCGCAGCAAGCGCTGGCGTCCGGCCCGTGCCTCGATGCGGGCGACCTGCTGGTGCTGCCGGGCATTGTCGACATCCACGGCGACGCCTTCGAGCGCGCGGTGATGCCGCGCCCCGGCGTCAGCTTCCCGTACGCGGGCGCGCTGCTCGACGTGGATCGCCAGTTGCTGGCGAACGGGATCACCACCGAATTCCACGGCGTGACGCTGTCCTGGGAAGGCGGGCTGCGCGGCGAGGCCTATGCGCTGCGCATGTTCGAAGCCATCGCGCAGCTCGGCCCCGTGCTTGGCGCCGCGCACAAGGTGCACCTGCGCTTCGAGGCCTACCACCTGGCCGGTGTTGAGACCGCGCTGTCATGGATGGCCGCTGGACGCGTAGACCTGCTGGCCATCAACGACCACCTGCCGACGATGGCGCGCCGCATGGGCGACGAGCGCAAGATGCAGCAATACGCCGAGCGCGCCGAGTGCGACGTCGAGACCTTCCGCAGCCGCCTGCGCGCGGCCAGCGGCAATGCGCAGGAGGTGCCGGCGGCGATGGCACGCCTGATCGCCGCCGCACGCGACGCGGGGCTGCCGGTGGCGTCGCATGACGACCCGGACGTGGCCACGCGCCAGCACTACCACCGCCGGGGCTGCCGCATCGCCGAGTTCCCGCTGACCATCGAAGCCGCGACGCTGGCCCGGCAGCTGGGCGACGCTATCGTGTTCGGCGCGCCCAACGTGGTGCGCGGCACCAGCCATACCGGCGCGCCCAACGCGACCGAGATGGTGGCCGCCGGCCTGTGCACGGTGCTGGCGTCCGACTACAACTATCCCGCGCCGCTGCAGGCCGCATTCCGGCTGGCACAACTGGGCGTGCTGGACCTGCCCGGCGCCTGGCAACTGGTCTCGCGCAACCCGGCCCGTGCCGCCGGCCTGCGCGACCGCGGCACACTGGCCCCGGGCCTGCGCGCCGATGCCATCCTGGTCGATGACCGCCAGCCCGGCCTGCCGCGCGTCTGCGCCACCATCGTCAATGGCGAACTGAAGCATGCGGCGGCGTTCCTGCCGCAGGTCGATCTCGCCGAAGCCGGGACCCTGGCCGCATGAGCATGCAAGCACACCGCTACGCCATTTATCTTTCTCCGGCCGAACCGTTCCGATCCTTCGGCAGCCAGTGGCTGAGCCGCGATGCCGATACAGGGGCGGCGCTGCCCATGCCGCAAGGCATGGCGCCGCCGCCCGACGAGTGGGTCAAGGCCCCGGCGCACTACGGCCTGCATGCCACGCTGAAGCCGCCGTTCCGGCTCGCGGACGGCACCGATGGTTCGATGCTCGACGCCGCCGCCCGCGGCTTTGCGCATGGGCGCGAGGCGTTCGACGCGGCGCTGGCGCTGCGCGCGCTGCGAGGCTTTATCGCCTGGTGCCTGGACGATGGTGGCTCGCGCGCTATGCATGCGCTCGCCGATGCCTGCGTGATGGCGTTCGAGCGCTTCCGCGCACCGGCCAGTGCTGAGGAACTCGCCAAACGCAAGCCGGATCGGCTCACGCCCGACGAGCGCCGCATGCTGGATGCATGGGGCTACCCGTACGTATTCGAGACTTTCATCTTCCACATCACGCTGACCGGCATGCTCGACGCCGCCGGCGAAGCCGCCGCGCTGGCGCGCCTGTCCGCCGCCAGCGGCAAGCTGCTGGAAACGCCGCTCCATGTGGACGGAATCAGTGTGTTCGTGCAGCCGCGGCCAGGCGATGACTTCATTGCCGCGCGCCACTACGGCTTCAATGGCAGCACCACGGATGGCGCCGGCGTGGCGTACCTCGAAGCATGAGCGCCCGCACCGCCACTGACGGGCGCGGCCTGTTCTACGTCATGGGGCCTTCGGGCAGCGGCAAGGATTCGCTGCTGCGCGCGCTGCGCGAGCGCCTGGGCCCGGACGACCCCATCGTGGTCGCGCATCGCTATATCACGCGCGACGCCGACGCCAACGAGGCCTCGGTCGCCCTTACCCCCGATGAGTTCCAGCGCCGCAAGGCCCTCGGCTGCCTGGCGCTGAACTGGCATAGCCACGGCCTGCACTACGGCATCGGCGTCGAGATCGAGCAGTGGCTCGCAAAGGGCCTGACGGTGATCGTCAACGGTTCGCGCGAATACCTGCCGCAAGCCGTGGCACGCTACCCGAAGCTGTGCGCCGTACACGTGCGGGTGAAACCGGAAGTGCTGGCCGCGCGCCTGCGCCAGCGTGGCCGCGAGTCGGAAGAGGCGATTGCCAGGCGGCTGGCCCGCGCGGGGCAGGCTTTCGACGTGCCGGCAGGGTGCAGGCTGGTCGAGATCGACAACAGCGGCGCGCTGCAGGCATCCGCCGACGCCTTTGCACAACTGGTGGGCGCCACCTCCGCGCTGGCCTGACTCTCAGAGCTCGATACTGAAGCTGATGCCGTGCTCGGTGAACCCGAGCCGGCGATAGAACTGGTGCGCCTGCAACCGGCGTGCGTTCGACGACAACGCCAGCTTGGCCGCGCCGGCTTCCCGCGCCAGGCGCATCGCCTCGCGCATCATGGCCTTGCCGACGCCCATGCCGCGCGCCGACGGCGCCACCACCACGGCCTCGACAATCGCCTCCGGGCGGCCGTCGTGGACCAGCACGGGAAATACCAGCAGGCTGAAGGTGCCGAGCGGCACCCCGTTCTCGTCCACCATCAGGTAGCAGCGATAGTCCGGGTAGCGGCGCATCGTTGCGTAGCGCTCGCGCATCGTGGCCAGCGGCAACGGCGGCTCGTCATCCATCGCGGCGAGCAGCGCCGACAGGTGCCGCAGCTCCGCATCGGAGCCGCGCACCTCGCGCAGGGCCAGGACGGCTTCGGTCATTTCGTGCAATCCGTTCATGCCGTTTACGCCACTTACACGGCAAGGCGCGCGCAACGCGCAGCCATTTCAAGGTAGTGCGCCAGTGGCGGCGTGGCAAGGTCGACCACCTTGGCCAGGTCGTCGTAACGGCGCAGGCGCACCGCGGCATCGGCATGGGGGTTGGCTGCGAAGGCATTCGCCTGCCCCTCGTTGTATGGACCGCCCTGCAGCGCCAGGCTCTGCACCGAGGCCGGCGACAGCGTGCCGAAGTAGTCGGGATCGACCGCGCACAGGAAGCGCTTGGCCGCCACGTGCAGGCGTATGGGCTCGGTGACTTCGTCGCCGAAGAGCTCCGCCAGCGCGTCGGCGGCGACCTCCTGGTGGCGCATGTCGGTGTCGGTGCTTTCCGCCAGCAGCAGGTGGCGGACGTCGTGGAGCAGCGCCGCGACGATCAGCGGCTCGGGCTCGCGCGCCTGCTCGGCCAACTGCGCGCACTGCAGCGCGTGGACCGTCTGGCTGATGGCCTCGCCGCCGTACCAGGCGGTGCCGTGGCTGGCGAACAGGGTTTCGATGCGGGAGAGCGTGAGCATGGGGTCAGACGAGTACCTTGCGGATCTGCGCGGAGAGGATGTCGATGGCCGAGACAAACAGGATGATGATGATCATCACGGCACAGGTCTGCCCGTACTGGAAGCTGCGGATGATCTCCCACAGCACGGTGCCGATGCCGCCGGCGCCGACAATGCCGACCACCGAGGCCGAACGCACGTTCGACTCGAAGCGGTACAGCGCAAAGGACAGCCACAGCGGCAGCACCTGCGGAATCACGCCGTAGACGATCTCCTCGATCGGGCCGGCGCCGGTGGCGCGCACGCCTTCGACCGGGCGCGGATCGATGGCTTCCACGGCTTCGGCAAACAGCTTGGCCAGCACGCCGGTGGTGTGGATCCAGATCGCCAGCACGCCCGCGAACGGGCCCAGTCCGACGGCCACGATAAACAGCATCGCAAAGACCATCTCATTGATGGCGCGGCAGGCGTCCATGACGCGGCGCGCCGGCTGGTAGACCCACGCGGGAACGATATTGGCGGAGCACAGCAGGCCCAGCGGTACCGCCATCGCCACGGCCATGGCCGTGCCCCACAGCGCGATCTGGACGGTGACCAGCATTTCGTCCAGGTAGTGCCGCCAGTCGCGGAAGTCTGGCGGGAAGAAATCGGCGGCAAATTTCGCCATGTTGTTGGAATCGCGCAGCAGGTCCAGCGGGCGCATGTCGGCGCCTTGCCAGGACATGGCGAGCAAGGCCAGCACGACCGCCCAGGTCAGCAACACGGCAAGGGACGTGCGCGGCGGCCGGACGTTGCTTTGCGGCGAGGGCGGGAGGCCGGGCGTGGCGGTGACAGTCATGGGCAATCCGAATCAGGCAACATAAAAAGACGACGCGGGGCCGGCAACGCGCCGGGCCCCTGCGGGGTGAGGCTTATTGCGCGCTGGTGGCGGCGGCCTTGTCCAGCTCGGCCAGGCGGCGGCTGACATCGGCCAGGCGCTTTTCCTTGTCGGGGGCGGCCAGGGTGGTGTCCGTTTCGATCTTGGCCTTCTCGCGGGCCAGTTCGATCTGGCGGATCGGCACCAGTTGCGCGTCGCCCGAGGCGCGGAAGCCCTGGTAGGTCAGCGTGGCCAGCACCTGCTTTTCACGCGCGGCGTCGACGCCCTTGCCGTAGTTGACGAAGAAGGTCTGGATCTTCTTCTTCAGCTCGGGCGACAGGTCCTTGCGATAGACCATCGGATCGGCCGGGATCAGTGGCGACTTCCACAGCACGCGCACCTGGTCATAGGCATTCTTGCCCGTGTTGATGCGGTAGCGCTCCAGGTTCTCGGTGTTGTTCACCGCCACGTCGACCTGCTTGTTCAGCACCGACAGCAGGTTGGTTTCGTGGTTGCCGATGCGCACGGCCTTGAACAGCGTCTTGGGCTCGACCTTGTTTGCCGTCCACAGGTAGTAGCCCGGCACGGCGGTGCCCGAGGTGGAGTTGGGATCGCCGGCGCCGTAGCTCAGGTCCTTGCCGCGCTTGATCACGTCTTCGACGCTCTTCAGGTCGCTATCCTTGTTGACGATCAGCAGCGACCAGTAGCCCGGGTTGCCGTCCTTGTCGATCACCGAGGCAAAGACCTCGCCGTTGGCGCGGTCCACCGCTTCCATCGCCGACTTGTTGCCGAACCAGGCGATCTGCACCTTGTTAAAGCGCATGCCCTCGATGATGCCGGCGTAGTCGGACGCGAAGAACGGCTTGACCGGCACGCCCAGCGTCTTGCTGAGATCGTCGATCAGCGGCTGCCAGGCGCTCTTCAGGTTCGACGACGATTCCGTCGAGATAAAGCCGATGCTCAGGCTCTTGGCGTCTTGCGCAAAGGCGGGCAGGGCGACCACGCCCGATGCCACGACGGCGATAAAGGTTCTGCGAAGCATGGACAACTCCGGTTGGGAAAGGCTTGGGGGTAAGGCTGCGGTCGGGTGGGTGCTCAGTGGCCGCTCAGTGGCTGCTCACGCCGCCGCCAGGTTCATCGTGACCATCGCCGGCGCCGGCATGGCCGCGGCGGCTTCATTCGCTTCGGGCACGGAATCGTGCAGCAGTTCGTCGGCCTCGGTGCCATAGAGATCGCGCAGCATGGCCGGCGTCAGCGCCGCGGAGGGGCCGTCGTAGACCACCTTGCCGTGGCGCAGTGCCACCACGCGGGGGCAGTAGCGCATCGCCACATCCACCTGGTGCAGCGACACCAGCACCGCCACCTTGCGGGTGCGATTGATCTGCGTCAGCAGCGACATCACGCGGCGCGACGATTCCGGATCGAGCGAAGCGATCGGCTCGTCGGCCAGGATCACGCGAGCGTTCTGCACCAGCGTGCGGGCGATAGCCGCGCGTTGCTGCTGGCCGCCGGAGAGCGTCGAGGCACGCTGAAACGCATAGTCGTCTATACCAACTTGCGCAAGGGCATCGAGTCCGGCCTGCATTTCATCGGCCCTGAAGATGCGCAGCAGGCTGCGCCATTTGGGGATACGGGTCAGCATGCCGACCAGCACGTTGGTGATGACCGGAAGGCGGCCCACCAGGTTGAACTGCTGGAACACAAAGCCGATCTCGCCGCGTACCTTGCGCACATTGCCGGCCAGCCGGCCATTGCGCTGCACGTGGCGGCCGTTGACGAGGATCTCGCCAGCGCCGCCTGCGACAAAGCCGGCTACGTGGCGCAACAGTGTGGACTTGCCCGATCCCGATGCACCCAGCAGGGCGACCATCTCGCCTGGCGCGATGTGCAACGTGACATCGTCAAGCGCCTTGCGGTCCGCGCGGAACGATTTGGAAAGCCCGAGGACTTCGATTGCGTGCGTCATGTCGACTCCCTGGCTTGAATGACCTGCGCATTCTGGCCGGGATGGATGACAGAACGATGACGCTGGCGTCAGACAAAAATGTTCTAGCCCAGGCTGCCGGCAAAGCGCTCGGCCAGCCGTTCGCGGCGGAAGGCCTCGACCACGTAGTCGATAAAGACGCGCGTCTTGGCCGGCAGCAGCGTGCGCGTCGGGTAGTAGAGCGAGATCGCGCCTGCATCGGCATACCAGTGCGGCAGCAGGCGCACCAGCTCGCCACGCTCCAGCCATGGCAGTGCGTCAGGCACGGCGAGCAGTGTTACGCCAAGGCCTAGCAGCGCGGCTTCACGCATGGCGGCCGGGTCGTTGACGACGATCCGCTCGGGCAGTGCCGTGGCGGCTTCCGTTCCGGCCGCATCGCGCATGGCCCAGTGCCGCGCGCGTCCGGTGCGCGTGGAGCGCATCACGATGCCGTCGAATTGCGCGAGGCCGGCGGGGTTGGTCGGCAAGGTGCGCCCGCGCAGGTAGTTGGGAGAAGCCACGGCGACGATATGCGCGGGCGCCAGCGTGCGCGAGACCAGCCCGGGCGCAAGCTCGAAGCCGCCGCCGATGGCGGCGTCATAGCCCTCGGCGATCAGGTCGGCGGCGCGGTTCTCGAAATGCCATTCGGGCCGGATGGCAGGATAGCGGGCCAGGAACGCCGGCAGCAGCGGCATCACGTGAGTCACGCCGAAGGTCGGGGCCAGGCTGACCTTGAGCACGCCGGCGGGTTCGCCCTGGTCACCGGAGGCGCCCGCGATTGCCGCTTGCAGCGCATCAAGATTGCCGCCGATCGCCGCGAGGAAGCGCTCGCCGGCCTCCGTCAGCGTCAGCTTGCGCGTCGAGCGCTGGAACAGGCGCACGCCCAGGTTGCGCTCCAGCATGGCCACATTGCGGCTGACCGCTGCGGGCGTCAGCGCCAGCCGCCGGCCGGCCGCGGAGAAGCTGCCGGTTTCCGCGCTGCGAACGAAGGATTCAAGGTTGGCCAGGGTTTCCATGCCAACCAGATTACACCATCACTTGAAAATCATTCCAGCCATTCCTCACTAATCAAGCCGCAATCCGCCGCCCATACTCCGTTCACCCCTTCACACAACGGAGTTCGAACAATGACTGCAAACCACAACCTCCCGCTGGCCGGAAAGACCGCCCTCGTTACCGGCGGCTCGCGCTCGATCGGCGCCGCCATCGCCCGCCGGCTGGCCGCCGACGGTGCCGCCGTGGCTGTGACCTACAGCGCCTCGGCCGACAAGGCCAGCGCCGTGGTCCGCGAGATCGAGGCAGCGGGCGGCCGCGCCATCGCGATCGAAGCCGATGCCGGCAACCCCGCGGCAGTGCGCGCCGCCGTGGCCGCCACGGCAGAGGCCTTTGGCGGCCTCGACATCCTGGTCAACAACGCCGGGCTGGGCCTCGGTGGCGCCATCGAGGACATCGCCTTCGACACCTATGAACGCATGATCGCCGTCAACGTGACCGGCGTCTTCGTGGCCACGCAGGAGGCCGTGCGCCGTATGAAGGCGGGCGGGCGCGTGATCCACATCGGCTCGTCGATGACGCGCTACGCGGCCTTTCCGACGGCGTCGCTGTACACACTGACCAAGGGCGCGATCACCGGCTTCAACCGCAGCCTGGTGCGCGACCTCGGACCCCGCGGCATCACCGTCAATACCGTCCATCCCGGCCCGACCGATACGGAGATGAACCCCGATGGCGGCCCGGTCAGCAAGATCGTCGGCCCCGGCATCGCCATCGGCCGCTATGGCCAGCCGGACGAGATCGCCAATGTGGTCGCCTTCCTGGCCGGCCCGGAGGCGTCCTTCGTGACCGGCGCGGACATCGTCGCCGACGGCGGCTTCACGGCCTGAACGGCTCCCAGACCTGCACCGGAGAATCATCATGAGCGACAAGACCATCGGCATCATCGGCGCCGGCGCCATCGGCACGGCTTTCGCGCGTACACTGGCGCGCCACAGCATCAAGGCGGTGATTGCCAACAGCCGCGGCCCTGAAACACTGCAGGACCTGGTACAGGAGATCGGCCCGTCCGTGCGCGCCGGCACGCGCGAGCAAGCCGCGGCGCAGGACATCGTGCTGGTCGCGGTGAACTGGTCGCGGCTGCCGCAGGCGCTGGCGGGGCTGCCAGACTTTGGCGGACGCATCGTCATTGATGCCAACAACCCGATCGAAGCGCCGCTGTTCCGTCCCGCTGAACTGCACGGGCGGCTGTCCAGCGAGATCGTTGCCGGGCTGGTGCCGGGTGCGCGCGTGGTGAAGGCGTTCAACCACTTGCGGCCCGAATTCCTGACGGGCGATCCGCGCGAGGATGGCGGGCAGCGAGTGCTGTTCTATTCCGGCGACGACGACGGCGCCAAGGCCGAGGTGGCGGCACTGGTCGAGCGGCTCGGGTTCTTCGGCATCGACCTTGGCAAGCTGGAGGTGGGAGGGCGGCTCGTCCAGTTTCCTGGCGGGCCGCTGCCCGGGTTGAACCTTGTGAAGCTGGGCTGAGGCGACGATCCGGCATCGGGAGCCCGCGGTACCGGGATGCCTCGCGGCGGGGGACAGGCGGCGCGGATGGCCGGCGCGGTCCCTGCCAATTCCCAAATTCTTCGTCTGAGAGCTTGCGCAAGATTTTGTTGTTTGCGGAAGATGTACAGTCCTCGTTATATTTGCTCGCCCCCGTTCGTCGTTTCCCAGTCGCCGCCGGCCCCCGCCGGGACCAGCCTGAACCCAAGGTCCAAGTGCCTGATATGAAAAAAATTCTCACCGCAAGCATTGCCGTCCTCGCCACCACTCTTTGCGAGGCCAGCGCCCACGCTGCCGACAGCAGCGCGCAAAGCCAGATCGGGCGCACCGTGAACGCCACCATCCGCCCCGTCATGCAGGCCAACAACGTTCCCGGCATGGCGGTCGCCGTCACGGTCGGCGGCAAGCACTATTTCTACAGCTATGGCGTCGCCTCCAAGTCCGGCGGCAAGAAAGTCACCGAGAACACGATTTTCGAGATCGGCTCGATCAGCAAGACGTTTACGGCGACGCTGGCCTCCTACGCACAAGTGCGCGGCAGCCTGTCGCTGTCCGACAAGGCCAGCAAATACCTGCCTGCGCTTGCCGGCAGCAGCTTCGACGCGATCAGCCTGCTCGACCTGGGCACGTATGCGGCCGGCGGCTTGCCGCTGCAATTCCCGGAGGCCGTCACCGACCAGGCGAAAATGGTCGCCTATTTCAAGGACTGGCGCCCGAGCTACGCCCCCGGTACCCATCGGCGTTATTCGAATCCCAGCATCGGCCTGTTTGGTTACCTGGCTGCCCAAAGCATGGGCCAGCCGTTCGATGACCTGATGGAGAAAACCCTGTTTCC encodes:
- a CDS encoding enzyme of phosphonate metabolism protein PhnG (K06166: phnG; alpha-D-ribose 1-methylphosphonate 5-triphosphate synthase subunit PhnG [EC:2.7.8.37]); translation: MQSETAGPAGIEANAARAAWLRVLATAPTEALDAAYTRLGQAAALPAWRLLRKPESGMAMVRARAGGTGAQFNLGEITVTRCAVVLEDGDAAGTAGVAYIQGRSARHAEQAAVLDALLQRPAWHQRVQEVVLAPLASAHAARAAHAAATAAQTRVEFFTMVRGED
- a CDS encoding phosphonate ABC transporter substrate-binding protein (with PhnCE is involved in the transport of phosphonates~K02044: phnD; phosphonate transport system substrate-binding protein), with product MLRRTFIAVVASGVVALPAFAQDAKSLSIGFISTESSSNLKSAWQPLIDDLSKTLGVPVKPFFASDYAGIIEGMRFNKVQIAWFGNKSAMEAVDRANGEVFASVIDKDGNPGYWSLLIVNKDSDLKSVEDVIKRGKDLSYGAGDPNSTSGTAVPGYYLWTANKVEPKTLFKAVRIGNHETNLLSVLNKQVDVAVNNTENLERYRINTGKNAYDQVRVLWKSPLIPADPMVYRKDLSPELKKKIQTFFVNYGKGVDAAREKQVLATLTYQGFRASGDAQLVPIRQIELAREKAKIETDTTLAAPDKEKRLADVSRRLAELDKAAATSAQ
- a CDS encoding dehydrogenase (K00540: E1.-.-.- [EC:1.-.-.-]); translation: MTANHNLPLAGKTALVTGGSRSIGAAIARRLAADGAAVAVTYSASADKASAVVREIEAAGGRAIAIEADAGNPAAVRAAVAATAEAFGGLDILVNNAGLGLGGAIEDIAFDTYERMIAVNVTGVFVATQEAVRRMKAGGRVIHIGSSMTRYAAFPTASLYTLTKGAITGFNRSLVRDLGPRGITVNTVHPGPTDTEMNPDGGPVSKIVGPGIAIGRYGQPDEIANVVAFLAGPEASFVTGADIVADGGFTA
- a CDS encoding phosphohydrolase, which gives rise to MLTLSRIETLFASHGTAWYGGEAISQTVHALQCAQLAEQAREPEPLIVAALLHDVRHLLLAESTDTDMRHQEVAADALAELFGDEVTEPIRLHVAAKRFLCAVDPDYFGTLSPASVQSLALQGGPYNEGQANAFAANPHADAAVRLRRYDDLAKVVDLATPPLAHYLEMAARCARLAV
- a CDS encoding GntR family transcriptional regulator (K02043: phnF; GntR family transcriptional regulator, phosphonate transport system regulatory protein) — protein: MSDREVERGSGVAVWRQIGEALADDIRRKLYLPGEQLPPEPELATRFAVNRHTIRRAMGELELSGLVRIEQGRGTFVQEHAIDYAIGRRTRFSQNLAAQGMRGHTEILDSQVVRAPEVAKHLGLPRTAEILHVQMIGKAEERTIDVAEHYFDLKRFPGIDAVLRDMQSVSRALAHFGIADYTRKWSRITAAMPSAPVARLLNQPKTRPVLQVEALNVDIDGAPVQYSVTRFAGDWVQLTVSDSD
- a CDS encoding ribose 1,5-bisphosphate phosphokinase (K05774: phnN; ribose 1,5-bisphosphokinase [EC:2.7.4.23]): MSARTATDGRGLFYVMGPSGSGKDSLLRALRERLGPDDPIVVAHRYITRDADANEASVALTPDEFQRRKALGCLALNWHSHGLHYGIGVEIEQWLAKGLTVIVNGSREYLPQAVARYPKLCAVHVRVKPEVLAARLRQRGRESEEAIARRLARAGQAFDVPAGCRLVEIDNSGALQASADAFAQLVGATSALA
- a CDS encoding phosphonate ABC transporter (K02041: phnC; phosphonate transport system ATP-binding protein [EC:3.6.3.28]), whose translation is MTHAIEVLGLSKSFRADRKALDDVTLHIAPGEMVALLGASGSGKSTLLRHVAGFVAGGAGEILVNGRHVQRNGRLAGNVRKVRGEIGFVFQQFNLVGRLPVITNVLVGMLTRIPKWRSLLRIFRADEMQAGLDALAQVGIDDYAFQRASTLSGGQQQRAAIARTLVQNARVILADEPIASLDPESSRRVMSLLTQINRTRKVAVLVSLHQVDVAMRYCPRVVALRHGKVVYDGPSAALTPAMLRDLYGTEADELLHDSVPEANEAAAAMPAPAMVTMNLAAA
- a CDS encoding phosphonate metabolism protein PhnM (K06162: phnM; alpha-D-ribose 1-methylphosphonate 5-triphosphate diphosphatase [EC:3.6.1.63]), producing MHMTNLTQSPPLAGITGRRVLGAAGIGPATLGFRDGHVAQQALASGPCLDAGDLLVLPGIVDIHGDAFERAVMPRPGVSFPYAGALLDVDRQLLANGITTEFHGVTLSWEGGLRGEAYALRMFEAIAQLGPVLGAAHKVHLRFEAYHLAGVETALSWMAAGRVDLLAINDHLPTMARRMGDERKMQQYAERAECDVETFRSRLRAASGNAQEVPAAMARLIAAARDAGLPVASHDDPDVATRQHYHRRGCRIAEFPLTIEAATLARQLGDAIVFGAPNVVRGTSHTGAPNATEMVAAGLCTVLASDYNYPAPLQAAFRLAQLGVLDLPGAWQLVSRNPARAAGLRDRGTLAPGLRADAILVDDRQPGLPRVCATIVNGELKHAAAFLPQVDLAEAGTLAA
- a CDS encoding LysR family transcriptional regulator; this translates as METLANLESFVRSAETGSFSAAGRRLALTPAAVSRNVAMLERNLGVRLFQRSTRKLTLTEAGERFLAAIGGNLDALQAAIAGASGDQGEPAGVLKVSLAPTFGVTHVMPLLPAFLARYPAIRPEWHFENRAADLIAEGYDAAIGGGFELAPGLVSRTLAPAHIVAVASPNYLRGRTLPTNPAGLAQFDGIVMRSTRTGRARHWAMRDAAGTEAATALPERIVVNDPAAMREAALLGLGVTLLAVPDALPWLERGELVRLLPHWYADAGAISLYYPTRTLLPAKTRVFIDYVVEAFRRERLAERFAGSLG
- a CDS encoding GNAT family acetyltransferase, which produces MNGLHEMTEAVLALREVRGSDAELRHLSALLAAMDDEPPLPLATMRERYATMRRYPDYRCYLMVDENGVPLGTFSLLVFPVLVHDGRPEAIVEAVVVAPSARGMGVGKAMMREAMRLAREAGAAKLALSSNARRLQAHQFYRRLGFTEHGISFSIEL
- a CDS encoding phosphonate ABC transporter permease (K02042: phnE; phosphonate transport system permease protein), encoding MTVTATPGLPPSPQSNVRPPRTSLAVLLTWAVVLALLAMSWQGADMRPLDLLRDSNNMAKFAADFFPPDFRDWRHYLDEMLVTVQIALWGTAMAVAMAVPLGLLCSANIVPAWVYQPARRVMDACRAINEMVFAMLFIVAVGLGPFAGVLAIWIHTTGVLAKLFAEAVEAIDPRPVEGVRATGAGPIEEIVYGVIPQVLPLWLSFALYRFESNVRSASVVGIVGAGGIGTVLWEIIRSFQYGQTCAVMIIIILFVSAIDILSAQIRKVLV
- a CDS encoding NADP oxidoreductase (K06988: K06988), yielding MSDKTIGIIGAGAIGTAFARTLARHSIKAVIANSRGPETLQDLVQEIGPSVRAGTREQAAAQDIVLVAVNWSRLPQALAGLPDFGGRIVIDANNPIEAPLFRPAELHGRLSSEIVAGLVPGARVVKAFNHLRPEFLTGDPREDGGQRVLFYSGDDDGAKAEVAALVERLGFFGIDLGKLEVGGRLVQFPGGPLPGLNLVKLG